Proteins encoded by one window of Pelecanus crispus isolate bPelCri1 chromosome 8, bPelCri1.pri, whole genome shotgun sequence:
- the LOC104028352 gene encoding LOW QUALITY PROTEIN: receptor-interacting serine/threonine-protein kinase 2 (The sequence of the model RefSeq protein was modified relative to this genomic sequence to represent the inferred CDS: substituted 1 base at 1 genomic stop codon): MPVFPEPWSTGPXREYSSLSCSDSLTTDLAVILANASHREMAKSLPVVAQEDLDSFTLTRTGSGFALRAFHISWNTHISVKLLTSQDTTEREWNLLLQDIENVRHCKSEHLLPSLGIYQYHGLVGIVTEWMNNGSLHSLIHEHQLYPELPFPLLIRILLDVAEGLHYLHSLKPAFCHCSLKPSNVLLDMQYRAKISDYGLTNWRKQQLRSDLQNCNRRNCQDLVYLPPEILEGGLPSQEGDIYSFGILCWESLSRRKPFEGQTTLLEVLTGIHSSLRPGISEKFIPSNLPERNRLLHIIALCWHQEPDYRPRIAECVDLLNGILTNINKEAISTAIYNLMDAKETALNACKGSEMYTLQLDICNSEVICSPKPKHVISKKIPFAVPSLSTILLDSSANNAGRENIFEMGLSKSIPENTKTKKDHPGSDSRKSNSFCTIPLSGSTTGKESRKHTDPPLALGQRPQPMHPERAVTDPCCKGNCSQVLACQRQTILSCMTEGRLNHILDILRSQQTLSRMDYETITSYPTVTGRARALLDTCLCLGEGAAQVVVTALSVTRSSPLGRGSHCPDCPSKVNRLLL, from the exons ATGCCCGTATTTCCAGAG ccCTGGTCTACTGGGCCCTGAAGGGAGTATTCCAGTTTGAGTTGTTCTGACTCACTGACCACTGATCTTGCAGTAATCCTTGCCAATG ccAGCCATCGAGAAATGGCCAAATCATTACCTGTAGTAGCCCAGGAAGATTTGGATAGCTTTACCTTGACCAGGACAGGCTCAGGCTTTGCACTCAGAGCCTTTCATATTTCTTGGAACACTCACATCTCGGTGAAGCTGCTGACCAGCCAGGACACTACAGAGAG AGAGTGGAACTTGCTACTTCAGGATATAGAAAATGTCAGACACTGTAAGTCTGAACATCTCCTGCCTTCTCTTGGGATTTACCAGTACCATGGACTTGTGGGGATAGTGACCGAATGGATGAACAATGGATCCCTCCACTCACTCATTCATGAG CATCAACTGTACCCAGAACTTCCATTTCCCTTACTCATAAGGATCCTGTTGGATGTGGCTGAAGGTCTGCATTACCTTCACAGCCTCAAGCCTGCTTTCTGCCACTGCAGCCTGAAACCTTCAAATGTGCTTTTGGATATGCAGTACAGAGCCAAG ATATCAGATTATGGTCTAACTAACTGGAGGAAACAGCAACTGAGGTCAGACCTGCAGAACTGCAATCGGAGAAACTGCCAGGACTTAGTGTACCTCCCTCCTGAAATACTTgaaggaggccttccttcccagGAAGGTGATATTTACAG ttttggaatACTGTGTTGGGAGAGCCTAAGCAGACGGAAACCTTTTGAAG GTCAAACAACCCTGCTGGAAGTTTTGACCGGAATTCACAGCAGTTTGCGGCCTggcatttcagaaaagtttatACCAAGCAATTTGCCTGAGAGGAATAGACTGTTGCACATTATCGCTCTGTGCTGGCATCAAGAACCAGATTATAGACCACGTATTGCAG AATGTGTAGACCTTCTGAATGGAATTTTGACTAATATAAATAAAGAGGCAATTTCCACTGCAATCTACAATCTGATGGATGCAAAG GAGACAGCACTTAATGCATGCAAAGGTTCAGAAATGTACACATTGCAGTTGGACATATGCAATTCAGAG GTCATCTGTTCACCAAAGCCCAAACACGTAATCAGCAAGAAAATTCCTTTTGCAGTGCCAAGCTTGTCAACTATTCTACTTGACAGCAGTGCAAATaatgcaggaagagaaaatatttttgagatggGTCTGTCAAAGTCTATCCCAGAGaacacaaaaacaaagaaag ATCACCCAGGCTCTGACAGTAGAAAATCAAATTCCTTTTGCACAATTCCTTTATCGGGTTCAACTACAGGCAAAGAAAGCCGTAAGCATACGGACCCACCACTGGCTCTTGGGCAGAGACCACAACCTATGCATCCTGAACGTGCAGTGACAG ATCCTTGCTGCAAAGGAAACTGCTCTCAAGTACTAGCCTGCCAGAGACAGACCATACTGAGCTGCATGACAGAGGGACGTCTCAACCACATCCTCGACATCCTTCGCTCACAGCAAACGTTGTCCCGAATGGATTATGAAACAATTACCTCTTACCCCACAGTGACTGGCCGTGCTCGGGCATTGTTGGACACTTGCCTTTGCCTTGGAGAGGGTGCAGCACAGGTTGTAGTGACTGCACTTTCAGTGACCAGAAGTAGTCCTCTGGGACGAGGCAGCCATTGCCCAGACTGTCCTTCTAAGGTAAATAGGCTGCTGTTGTGA